The following nucleotide sequence is from Flavobacterium sp. N1736.
TAGTCATTGCGAGGAACGAAGTAACCGTACTTGCTCAATCAACTAAAGTTTATAACATGTATTTATGAACGCGGATGACACGGATTCGCAAGCGAAAACACGGATTATCGCGGATTTTTTTTTACTCTCTTATTAATTATGTAAACAACTCCAATCTAAAATTTAAAATCTAAAATCTAAAGTCTAAAATCTAAAGTCTAAAATCCAAAATCAAACATCTGTCGCAAATGACCCTAAAATAGTCGCAAATACCTATTTGATAAAAAGAAAACAATAGTAGATTTGTATGAAGTAATTAACTAATAACCATTTAAAATACAAACTAATGAAAAAAGCAAAAATTATTTTCTGGATTACAACTATTATTATTTTTCTATTTGAAGGCGTTATGCCCGCACTGACTTCTCAGACAGAACTGGCAAAAGAAGGAATCAAACATCTTGGATATCCTGAATATTTTGGGAATGCATTAGTTGTTTTTAAAATTCTGGGCGTATTGATATTAGTGATTCCGCAAGTATCAAATCGTGTTAAGGAATGGGCTTATGCAGGTTTTGCTTTCGATTTTATATTTGCTTCAATAAGTCATTTTGCTGTTGACGGCGTTGATTTTCAATCCTTCTTTCCTTTAATTTTTCTGGTGATTTTGGTAATTTCTTATATCTATCATCATAAAATTGAGCGTTACAAAAATATTGCTTTGTAAATTCGGAAAACGATGATAGAAGTTTTTAAAACAAATGTTCAGGAAATGGAGCAATCAAAAATGATTGTGGGGAAACTTCTTGAACATTTCCCAAACAGTATCATCAATTTTGATCTCGAAGATTGCGACAAGATTTTACGCATTCATGCCGTTTCTATTCCAAATAATAAAATCATCGAACTTTTAAATTCCTATGGTTTTCATTGTGAAGCGCTTCCATAAATAAATATAAAATATTGATTTTTAGAAGTTTAAATTAAAATCGTAAATTTGGAATACCTCTAATATTAAATCAATCAAAAATGAATATTCCAAAAAACCATCAGGTTGTAATGCCCTATTTAATTGTAAACGGAGCATTAAAATTTATAGATTTCACCAAAAACGTTTTCAATGCTACCACATTGCAAGCGCCTATTTTGCGTGAAGACGGAACTGTACAACATGCAGAAATCACGATTCACACCAGTACAATTATGGTGACAGACGAAACAAAAGACTGGAAAGTACAAAATGCCAACTTGTTTGTGTATGTTCCTGATGCCGATGAAAGTTTTAAAAAAGCAGTTCAGGAAGGTGCCAGCGTTTTAATGGAATTAAGCGATCAGGATTATGGCAGAACTTGTGGCGTAACAGATCCGTTTGGAAATATTTGGTGGATAACATCCGTCAATAAACTGACAATTTAAAGGAAGAAAAATGAAAGAAGAACTTCAAAAAAATATCGTTGAAACATTTAAAAAATTAAACGCAATCCTTTCTGAGTTTTCTGAAAGTGAACTAAATACCGTGCCATACAAAGGAAGCTGGACCGGCGGACAAACAGCGCAGCATATTATTCTTGCCT
It contains:
- a CDS encoding VOC family protein, producing MNIPKNHQVVMPYLIVNGALKFIDFTKNVFNATTLQAPILREDGTVQHAEITIHTSTIMVTDETKDWKVQNANLFVYVPDADESFKKAVQEGASVLMELSDQDYGRTCGVTDPFGNIWWITSVNKLTI
- a CDS encoding DoxX family protein produces the protein MKKAKIIFWITTIIIFLFEGVMPALTSQTELAKEGIKHLGYPEYFGNALVVFKILGVLILVIPQVSNRVKEWAYAGFAFDFIFASISHFAVDGVDFQSFFPLIFLVILVISYIYHHKIERYKNIAL